A region of Curvibacter sp. AEP1-3 DNA encodes the following proteins:
- a CDS encoding toxin-antitoxin system YwqK family antitoxin codes for MRHRLLATLLICITPAAFAVQDCEFNGQSINTNNGAETAGKTGMVRCKDRDTGRMEREYELRNGDSYGLMRYYRDGKLNKEFTTTPNGPRVGLEREWAANGQLIEEFTNVNGNARGLRRSWYDSGAPKRVEFVADTEREGAAAHFTANKQLSELRCGPKPLLAPHVDDAALCGFGGKASTVSTYGSDGSLRGTQTLLAGVVQKSTRFYASGKPSDELERNGTQVKESFYAEDGIKRREKLWDESSRPALLLRDAEFHASGTLVRERIYTVVESNGRKRSRLVLDARYFLNGQPQSKEKFTLEGSTEVREWQRFTDSGKLRFQGSFVADGRYSERAIGVHLSFFENGKTELENTYDSQGNIKRQRVWDADGTLRSDDELFEDGSRKAMGK; via the coding sequence ATGCGACACCGCCTCCTCGCCACACTTTTGATCTGCATCACCCCTGCTGCCTTTGCGGTGCAGGACTGTGAGTTCAACGGCCAATCCATCAACACCAACAATGGCGCAGAAACCGCCGGCAAAACCGGCATGGTGCGCTGCAAAGACCGGGACACAGGCCGCATGGAGCGCGAGTACGAGTTGCGCAACGGCGACTCTTACGGCCTGATGCGCTACTACCGCGACGGCAAGCTGAACAAAGAATTCACCACCACGCCGAATGGCCCCCGTGTAGGCCTTGAGCGCGAATGGGCCGCCAATGGGCAGCTAATCGAAGAGTTCACCAACGTGAACGGCAACGCCCGTGGCCTGCGCCGCAGCTGGTACGACAGTGGCGCACCCAAACGCGTGGAGTTTGTGGCGGATACCGAGCGGGAGGGCGCAGCGGCCCACTTCACGGCCAACAAGCAACTCAGCGAACTGCGCTGTGGCCCCAAGCCCTTGTTGGCGCCCCATGTGGACGATGCTGCCCTGTGCGGCTTTGGTGGAAAAGCATCTACCGTTTCCACGTATGGCAGCGACGGTAGCCTGCGCGGCACCCAGACCCTGCTAGCCGGTGTGGTGCAAAAGTCCACCCGCTTTTATGCCAGCGGCAAGCCGTCGGACGAATTGGAACGCAATGGCACTCAGGTCAAAGAGAGTTTCTACGCCGAAGACGGCATCAAGCGTCGTGAAAAGCTGTGGGACGAAAGCAGTCGCCCCGCTCTCTTGCTGCGTGATGCCGAGTTCCACGCCAGTGGCACGTTGGTGCGCGAGCGGATATACACCGTGGTAGAGAGCAACGGCCGCAAGCGCAGCCGCCTTGTTTTGGATGCTCGCTACTTCCTGAATGGCCAACCCCAGAGCAAAGAGAAGTTCACACTGGAAGGCAGCACCGAAGTGCGCGAGTGGCAGCGCTTTACCGACAGCGGCAAGCTGCGCTTTCAAGGCAGCTTTGTAGCTGATGGTAGATACAGCGAGCGCGCAATAGGCGTGCACCTAAGTTTCTTCGAGAACGGTAAAACTGAACTCGAGAATACCTACGACTCCCAAGGCAACATCAAACGCCAACGCGTGTGGGATGCAGATGGCACCCTGCGCAGTGACGACGAGTTGTTTGAAGACGGCTCACGCAAGGCCATGGGCAAATAG
- a CDS encoding SOS response-associated peptidase: MCTNFIPSARVDFLEQRLGPVASLPVGAASWPAETFPGYAAPVVVRSGQGSVALQVAQFGLMPPWSKDAQHAREMSRGTYNARSETAAIKPSFRHAWAARQWALVPMECFFDPCWEDAAANGGRAVRWRMSMPDGEPFAVAGLWERWTDKASGEQADSFTLLTVNADGHPLMGRMHRPGDEKRMPVIVPPGRYADWLDASPQQAMEFMRCFPAQEMRGEPAPLERATKTPRAVPRSDSPPPPENLSLF; encoded by the coding sequence ATGTGCACCAACTTCATCCCTTCTGCGCGGGTCGATTTTCTGGAGCAACGGCTGGGGCCTGTGGCGTCTTTGCCTGTGGGGGCTGCAAGCTGGCCTGCTGAAACTTTTCCCGGCTATGCCGCACCCGTCGTGGTGCGCAGCGGGCAGGGCAGTGTGGCTCTGCAAGTAGCCCAGTTCGGGCTCATGCCGCCCTGGAGCAAAGATGCGCAGCATGCCCGGGAGATGTCCCGCGGCACCTACAACGCACGCAGCGAAACCGCCGCCATCAAACCCAGCTTCCGCCATGCGTGGGCTGCCCGGCAGTGGGCGCTGGTGCCCATGGAGTGTTTTTTCGATCCTTGCTGGGAAGACGCGGCTGCAAACGGTGGCCGTGCCGTTCGCTGGCGCATGTCCATGCCCGACGGTGAGCCTTTTGCGGTGGCTGGTTTGTGGGAACGCTGGACCGACAAGGCCAGCGGCGAGCAGGCCGACAGCTTCACCTTGCTGACGGTGAATGCCGATGGCCACCCCCTTATGGGCCGCATGCACCGACCCGGCGATGAGAAGCGCATGCCGGTGATCGTGCCGCCCGGGCGCTACGCCGATTGGCTGGACGCTAGCCCGCAGCAGGCCATGGAGTTCATGCGGTGCTTTCCTGCGCAAGAGATGCGAGGCGAGCCCGCACCCTTGGAACGTGCCACCAAAACACCACGCGCTGTGCCCCGCAGCGACAGCCCACCGCCGCCGGAGAACCTGTCGTTGTTCTGA
- the trxC gene encoding thioredoxin TrxC, with the protein MTDALHIVCPHCHTTNRVLADQLGSAPDCGSCKGALFTGKPLDLTTATFDRHLNRSHIPLLVDFWAPWCGPCRSMAPAYAAATAQLEPHIRVAKVDTEAQQALGARFQIRSIPTLALFVGGREVARQPGAMGQADILRWVKMHMPVQK; encoded by the coding sequence ATGACTGACGCACTCCACATCGTTTGCCCCCACTGCCACACCACTAACCGCGTGCTTGCCGACCAGCTCGGCAGCGCCCCGGACTGCGGCAGCTGCAAAGGCGCCCTGTTCACCGGCAAACCGCTGGACCTGACCACGGCCACCTTTGACAGACACCTGAACCGCAGCCACATACCGCTGCTGGTGGACTTCTGGGCCCCGTGGTGCGGCCCCTGCCGCTCCATGGCCCCGGCCTATGCGGCGGCTACGGCGCAGCTGGAGCCGCACATCCGCGTGGCCAAGGTAGACACCGAGGCCCAGCAGGCGCTGGGCGCGCGCTTCCAGATCCGCAGCATTCCGACGCTGGCTTTGTTTGTGGGTGGACGCGAGGTCGCCCGCCAGCCCGGCGCCATGGGCCAGGCCGACATCCTGCGCTGGGTCAAGATGCACATGCCGGTGCAAAAATAA
- a CDS encoding sensor domain-containing diguanylate cyclase gives MPNRLRVRRSVSLRRALRMLVVFSVLPTAIVGMLLAYANYRLQRESVEQQTVLVVRAIQSDLEREMAAIESALKTLATAPELGNGNLPGFYQRATQALGSGSVLNYILTDREGRQVLNTLLPFGTALPTRGTPAQLGKVFDSQTTVLTDMFTGVTTKAYIIAMGVPVVSGGKVIYSLNIGLTPDRINKIIARHPIPEGWLVAVLDSSRTIVGRSREPERFVGQKAVPELVNMLAQRDSGFMESVTKENIPVFTAFSTSPLWGWTVVSGAPKAELHRELLIQLAQVMAGLLAALMLGLWLARRAGLKVLSSVGELNDAALALGRGDDITLPTLELQEAQAVGTAMLQAADAMRKVKFFAQHDALTELPNRLLFDELAQRSMSMALRRDSELALLALDLDGFKAVNDSLGHSMGDEVLKTVALRIAQTIRGSDVAARIGGDEFIILLSEVSAETAMQSAERLVEVLSEPYPGVGLPLGVSIGVAMFARHGTEMKTLMLAADRALYAAKAGGKGRAVLASG, from the coding sequence ATGCCAAACCGGTTACGGGTCCGTCGCAGTGTGTCGCTGCGGCGTGCCTTGCGAATGCTTGTGGTGTTCAGTGTGCTGCCCACGGCCATCGTGGGCATGTTGCTGGCGTACGCCAACTACCGGCTGCAACGCGAAAGCGTGGAGCAGCAAACGGTGTTGGTCGTCAGGGCCATCCAGTCAGACCTCGAGCGGGAGATGGCGGCCATCGAATCGGCACTCAAAACACTGGCTACCGCCCCGGAGTTGGGGAATGGCAATCTGCCGGGCTTTTACCAGCGGGCCACCCAGGCGCTGGGTTCAGGATCGGTCCTGAACTACATCCTGACGGACCGTGAAGGCCGGCAGGTTCTTAACACCTTGCTTCCGTTCGGAACCGCCTTGCCCACCCGCGGTACACCAGCCCAACTGGGCAAAGTGTTCGATTCACAGACCACTGTGCTGACCGACATGTTCACGGGGGTGACTACCAAGGCGTACATCATCGCCATGGGAGTGCCGGTGGTGTCAGGCGGCAAGGTGATTTACAGCCTCAATATCGGACTCACACCCGACCGTATCAACAAAATCATTGCCCGCCACCCCATACCTGAGGGGTGGCTGGTGGCGGTGCTGGACAGCAGCCGCACGATCGTGGGGCGCTCCCGCGAGCCGGAGCGCTTTGTGGGCCAAAAGGCGGTGCCGGAGTTGGTCAACATGCTCGCGCAGCGCGACTCCGGTTTCATGGAGTCCGTCACCAAAGAGAACATACCGGTGTTTACCGCTTTCAGCACCTCACCTTTGTGGGGCTGGACAGTGGTGAGCGGTGCGCCCAAAGCAGAGTTGCACCGCGAATTGCTCATTCAGCTCGCCCAGGTGATGGCGGGCCTGTTGGCTGCGCTGATGCTGGGGCTCTGGTTGGCCCGCCGCGCCGGTCTGAAAGTGCTTTCTTCCGTCGGTGAACTGAATGATGCAGCTTTGGCGTTGGGCCGTGGCGATGACATCACCCTGCCGACACTGGAACTGCAAGAAGCCCAAGCCGTGGGCACGGCGATGCTGCAGGCGGCTGACGCCATGCGCAAGGTGAAGTTCTTTGCCCAGCACGACGCGCTGACCGAGCTGCCCAACCGCCTGCTGTTTGATGAGCTGGCACAGCGCAGCATGTCCATGGCCCTGCGCCGTGACAGCGAACTTGCCTTGCTGGCGCTGGACTTGGACGGATTCAAGGCCGTCAACGACAGCTTGGGCCATTCCATGGGCGACGAGGTCCTCAAGACCGTCGCCCTGCGGATCGCTCAAACCATTCGTGGCTCGGATGTGGCGGCCCGCATCGGGGGGGATGAATTCATCATCCTGCTGTCCGAGGTATCTGCCGAGACGGCCATGCAAAGTGCTGAGCGCTTGGTGGAAGTGCTGTCAGAGCCATACCCCGGGGTCGGGCTGCCGCTTGGGGTGAGCATCGGGGTGGCGATGTTCGCGCGCCATGGTACCGAAATGAAGACTCTCATGCTCGCTGCAGACCGGGCGCTGTACGCCGCCAAAGCGGGTGGCAAGGGGCGTGCAGTTCTGGCGTCGGGTTGA
- a CDS encoding 3'-5' exonuclease yields the protein MQHHPREQHPTPDKDAIALLPEFGRLGLDRITLVSTGPQALAALEELRSARAWGFDTESKPTFKVGEMSDGPHVLQLSTPQRAWVFQLHDPECRAVAAQLMALPGVVKAGFGLGDDRKRILHKLGVEPVGVLELNHVFRERGYRKDMGVKGAVAVLFNQRFIKSKKAATSNWAAPRLTEAQLVYAANDAYAAIRVYDALGL from the coding sequence ATGCAACATCACCCTCGCGAACAGCACCCCACGCCCGACAAAGACGCCATTGCCCTGCTGCCCGAATTTGGACGCTTGGGTCTGGACCGCATCACACTGGTCAGCACAGGTCCGCAGGCACTGGCAGCGCTAGAAGAGCTGCGCTCTGCCCGCGCCTGGGGCTTCGACACCGAGTCCAAACCCACCTTCAAGGTGGGTGAAATGTCTGATGGCCCCCATGTGCTGCAGTTGTCCACGCCACAGCGGGCCTGGGTGTTCCAGTTGCATGACCCCGAATGCAGGGCGGTGGCTGCGCAGTTGATGGCCTTGCCCGGGGTGGTGAAAGCAGGTTTTGGCTTGGGGGATGACCGCAAACGCATCCTGCACAAACTGGGGGTAGAGCCGGTTGGTGTGCTGGAGTTGAACCACGTTTTCCGCGAGCGGGGCTACCGCAAGGACATGGGCGTCAAAGGCGCCGTGGCGGTCTTGTTCAACCAGCGGTTCATCAAGAGCAAGAAGGCCGCAACTAGCAACTGGGCTGCACCGCGCCTGACAGAGGCGCAGCTGGTCTACGCCGCCAATGACGCGTATGCCGCTATCCGGGTGTACGACGCGTTGGGTCTGTGA
- a CDS encoding DsbC family protein yields the protein MSMTSLPIAHPASPDRNRLRLLALPMALALGSLVACGKQEEAGAKPAEKASALAPAQAYEKIAAEGKGFTVGAMMAANPVYVLFDPQCPHCGHLWQSSQALLPKAKFVWIPVSFINGKSAPQGAAILSASNPAEFMAAHETSILAGTGGTPLPASVAPEVEAIIKANTELFNKLAVESVPYVVAKNIKSGQVVTNAGAMETAALAEFLGVN from the coding sequence ATGTCCATGACGTCTTTGCCTATCGCCCACCCGGCTTCTCCTGATCGCAACCGCCTTCGCCTGTTGGCCCTGCCCATGGCATTGGCGCTGGGCAGTTTGGTCGCTTGCGGCAAACAAGAAGAAGCCGGCGCCAAGCCTGCGGAGAAAGCCTCGGCCCTGGCACCTGCACAGGCTTACGAAAAGATCGCCGCTGAGGGCAAAGGCTTCACCGTGGGTGCCATGATGGCTGCCAACCCGGTGTATGTGTTGTTTGATCCCCAGTGCCCGCATTGCGGCCACCTGTGGCAATCGTCCCAGGCCTTGTTGCCCAAGGCAAAGTTTGTGTGGATCCCCGTGTCCTTCATCAACGGAAAGAGCGCACCTCAGGGCGCGGCCATCCTGAGTGCGTCCAACCCGGCTGAATTCATGGCAGCCCATGAAACCTCCATCCTCGCCGGCACAGGCGGCACACCTCTGCCGGCCTCTGTAGCGCCAGAGGTAGAAGCCATCATCAAGGCCAACACCGAGTTGTTCAACAAGCTGGCGGTGGAGTCCGTGCCCTATGTGGTGGCCAAGAACATCAAATCCGGCCAGGTAGTCACCAACGCAGGTGCCATGGAGACCGCGGCACTTGCCGAGTTTCTGGGTGTGAACTGA
- a CDS encoding alkene reductase: protein MLFTPLQVGALTLPNRFILAPLTRTRAGMEHLPNDLMAEYYAQRASGGLLITECTMVQEGTSAFVAEPGVYSEAQIAGWKKTTDAVHAKGGRIFMQIWHAGRAAHPGINGGVRTVSSSALAIEGEIHTPAGKVPHVVPHALSVEEIKDIVAAFAQGAKNAIAAGFDGVEVHGANGYLIDQFLRDGCNKRTDAYGGSLENRARFLFEVLTAVSEAIGSDRVGARLSPLNSFNSMVDSDPVGLTAFLAEKLNDFKLAYLHLMRADFFGVQKADVVTVARTNYKGVLIGNMGYSAEEAEQAIKDGKLDAVAFGNAYIANPDLPERVKAGAALNTPDSSTYYTPGAQGYTDYPTM from the coding sequence ATGCTTTTCACCCCCCTCCAAGTCGGCGCGCTGACTCTGCCTAACCGTTTCATCCTCGCGCCACTGACCCGCACCCGCGCGGGCATGGAGCACCTGCCCAATGACTTGATGGCCGAGTACTACGCCCAGCGCGCAAGCGGCGGCCTGCTGATCACCGAGTGCACCATGGTGCAGGAAGGTACCTCTGCCTTCGTGGCTGAGCCCGGCGTCTACTCCGAAGCGCAAATTGCCGGCTGGAAGAAAACCACCGATGCCGTGCACGCCAAGGGCGGGCGCATCTTCATGCAGATCTGGCACGCAGGCCGTGCAGCCCACCCCGGCATCAATGGCGGTGTGCGCACCGTGTCCAGCAGCGCGCTGGCCATTGAAGGCGAGATCCACACCCCCGCGGGCAAAGTGCCGCACGTGGTGCCGCACGCACTCAGTGTGGAAGAGATCAAGGACATCGTGGCTGCCTTTGCCCAGGGCGCCAAAAACGCCATCGCCGCAGGCTTTGACGGCGTGGAAGTGCATGGCGCCAATGGCTATTTGATTGACCAGTTCCTGCGTGACGGCTGCAACAAGCGCACCGATGCCTATGGCGGCTCATTGGAAAACCGCGCGCGCTTCTTGTTTGAAGTGCTGACTGCGGTAAGCGAAGCCATCGGCTCCGACCGCGTGGGTGCGCGCCTGTCGCCCCTGAACAGCTTTAACAGCATGGTCGACAGCGATCCCGTGGGCCTGACCGCTTTCCTGGCCGAAAAGCTCAACGACTTCAAACTGGCCTACCTGCACCTGATGCGTGCGGACTTTTTCGGCGTGCAAAAGGCCGACGTGGTGACCGTGGCACGTACGAACTACAAGGGTGTATTGATCGGCAACATGGGCTACAGCGCTGAAGAGGCTGAGCAAGCGATCAAGGACGGAAAACTGGATGCTGTGGCGTTCGGCAACGCATACATTGCCAATCCGGACCTGCCGGAACGCGTGAAAGCCGGTGCGGCGTTGAACACGCCTGACAGCAGCACCTACTACACACCGGGTGCACAGGGCTACACCGACTACCCGACGATGTAA
- a CDS encoding zinc-dependent peptidase, which translates to MAFTLFCIAAFALLAGLLGYPRWLAWRRSRLQEQPFPAAWRKHLRKRVPLFARLPADLQLQLKKHIQVFVAEKAFIGCDGLRVTDEMRVVVAAHACLLLLNRTRGVPADYFAGVRQILLYPAAFLVDRSHTDAAGVHHAQRQALAGESWSQGQVILSWQDVLQGAADPQDGRNVVIHEFAHQLDQENGQAMGAPLPLAGDASYNPQRWKAVLSAAFERLQGEAFMHQQVLLDHYGAQDPAEFFSVVSEVFFEQGAALRGYDAALYRELQGYYKVDPASW; encoded by the coding sequence GTGGCCTTTACTTTGTTTTGTATCGCCGCATTTGCGCTCTTGGCCGGCCTCCTGGGGTATCCGCGCTGGTTGGCGTGGCGGCGCAGCCGCCTGCAGGAACAACCTTTTCCGGCGGCTTGGCGCAAGCACTTGCGCAAGCGGGTGCCCCTGTTTGCGCGCCTGCCGGCTGACTTGCAGCTGCAACTCAAAAAGCACATTCAGGTGTTTGTGGCGGAGAAGGCGTTCATCGGATGCGACGGCCTGCGCGTCACGGACGAAATGCGGGTAGTCGTGGCCGCCCATGCCTGCCTGCTTCTGCTCAATCGCACCCGGGGCGTCCCAGCGGACTACTTTGCCGGGGTTCGTCAAATCCTGCTGTACCCGGCGGCGTTTCTGGTAGACCGCAGCCACACCGATGCTGCCGGAGTCCACCATGCCCAGCGCCAGGCGCTGGCAGGCGAATCCTGGTCGCAGGGGCAGGTCATCCTGTCGTGGCAGGACGTATTGCAGGGTGCTGCCGACCCGCAGGATGGCCGCAATGTCGTGATTCATGAATTCGCCCACCAGCTGGACCAGGAAAACGGCCAGGCCATGGGGGCACCTTTGCCGTTGGCGGGAGACGCCAGCTACAACCCCCAGCGTTGGAAAGCCGTGTTGAGTGCGGCTTTTGAGCGATTGCAGGGCGAAGCCTTTATGCACCAGCAAGTGCTGCTGGACCATTACGGTGCGCAGGACCCAGCAGAGTTTTTCTCCGTTGTGTCAGAGGTGTTTTTCGAGCAGGGCGCCGCATTGCGCGGCTATGACGCGGCGCTGTACCGCGAGCTGCAGGGCTACTACAAGGTGGATCCGGCCAGCTGGTAA
- a CDS encoding DUF938 domain-containing protein — protein MAQPDHSPSAERNKQPILEVLQSLLPPSGRALEIASGTGQHVVWFARHLPQWIWQPTEVHRGALYNIEVRASEADLSNIEIAQQLDVCQEPWFDTDSELAGPYDLMLCINMLHIAPWASCGALMRGAAQHLAGEGVLVTYGPYFETGVAPTTSNLEFDASLRAHDPSFGIRELSDIEAEAAKAGLRLQARHEMPANNLLLVWGLTDPTRRTPG, from the coding sequence ATGGCTCAACCGGACCACAGCCCCTCTGCCGAACGCAACAAGCAACCTATTCTGGAGGTGCTGCAATCCCTACTGCCCCCCAGCGGGCGGGCGCTGGAGATTGCATCGGGCACCGGGCAACACGTGGTCTGGTTCGCCCGGCACTTGCCGCAGTGGATCTGGCAGCCTACTGAGGTGCACCGCGGCGCGCTCTACAACATTGAAGTGCGTGCCAGCGAGGCAGATCTCAGCAATATTGAAATCGCGCAGCAGCTGGATGTATGCCAGGAGCCCTGGTTTGACACCGATTCCGAACTGGCCGGTCCCTATGACCTGATGCTGTGCATCAACATGCTGCACATCGCGCCATGGGCCTCTTGCGGTGCACTCATGCGGGGCGCAGCGCAGCATCTTGCCGGCGAAGGCGTGTTAGTCACGTACGGGCCTTACTTTGAGACCGGGGTCGCTCCGACCACCAGCAACCTCGAGTTTGATGCCAGCCTGCGGGCCCATGACCCGAGCTTCGGTATCCGCGAGCTGAGCGACATTGAGGCCGAGGCTGCAAAAGCCGGCCTGCGGCTGCAGGCACGCCACGAGATGCCGGCCAACAACCTGCTGCTGGTGTGGGGCCTCACAGACCCAACGCGTCGTACACCCGGATAG
- a CDS encoding DUF6172 family protein: MKKTFPLHLEGKHPDRLLDATKHEIRKYMKRERNRALPEGVDFWDFDCRFGATEQDAVVAHSAELIGLVDAIAKEGGKQFYIEILAKHGVRKPRDPAAGSTIANFLEE; the protein is encoded by the coding sequence ATGAAAAAAACATTCCCCCTTCACCTTGAAGGCAAGCACCCCGACCGCCTGCTAGATGCCACCAAGCACGAAATCCGCAAATACATGAAGCGCGAACGCAACCGCGCCTTACCCGAAGGCGTGGATTTCTGGGACTTTGACTGCCGCTTCGGTGCGACCGAACAGGACGCTGTGGTGGCCCACTCTGCCGAGCTGATCGGCCTGGTCGACGCCATTGCCAAAGAAGGCGGCAAGCAGTTCTATATCGAGATTCTGGCCAAACACGGTGTGCGCAAGCCGCGGGATCCGGCAGCCGGGTCGACGATTGCCAACTTCCTGGAAGAGTGA
- a CDS encoding YitT family protein: protein MPLSPPDKPASGPVDLPAALQGDVQQHTLFEDAQAIFTGTLFVSLALILFGQAGLLTGGTAGAAFVLHYATGVSLGKLFFLINLPFYWFAWRRMGREFTVKTFVAITFLSAMAEWSPRLFAIERLHPAYAAVLGGLLLGSGCLFLARHRASLGGATIVSLYLQRARGWRAGMVQMGMDCTIVLLALTVVDPVRVAYSVLAAVVMNLFIAVNHRPGRYAVL, encoded by the coding sequence ATGCCTCTATCCCCTCCCGACAAGCCCGCCAGCGGGCCGGTTGATCTGCCTGCCGCCTTGCAAGGCGATGTGCAGCAGCACACTTTGTTTGAGGATGCGCAGGCCATCTTTACCGGCACCTTGTTTGTGAGCCTGGCGCTCATCCTGTTCGGGCAGGCCGGCTTGCTCACTGGCGGTACGGCCGGTGCGGCTTTTGTGCTGCACTACGCGACCGGGGTGAGCCTGGGCAAGCTGTTCTTTTTGATCAACCTGCCGTTTTACTGGTTTGCCTGGCGGCGCATGGGGCGGGAATTCACGGTCAAGACCTTCGTGGCCATCACGTTTTTGTCGGCCATGGCCGAATGGTCTCCACGCCTGTTTGCCATTGAGCGGCTGCATCCCGCCTATGCGGCCGTGCTGGGCGGCCTGCTGCTGGGCTCGGGGTGCTTGTTTCTGGCGCGGCACCGTGCCAGTCTGGGTGGTGCCACCATCGTGTCGCTGTACCTGCAGCGCGCGCGTGGTTGGCGCGCCGGCATGGTGCAAATGGGCATGGACTGCACCATCGTGCTGCTGGCGCTGACCGTGGTCGACCCGGTGCGGGTGGCGTACTCGGTGTTGGCGGCGGTGGTGATGAACCTGTTCATTGCTGTCAACCACCGCCCCGGCCGCTACGCAGTCCTCTAA
- a CDS encoding universal stress protein, giving the protein MFKHILLATDGSASSEHAAQLAVNLARTHGARLTALYVADPYPYIGIGEMNPAGLQAYASAGQQLAAQAHAHVDALCRNGAPVELEARFVEDATAVNGIVQSVQTVGADLIVIGSHGRSGVARLVLGSVAAKVVAQSPVPVLVAR; this is encoded by the coding sequence ATGTTCAAACACATTCTGCTGGCCACAGACGGCTCGGCTTCTTCAGAGCACGCAGCCCAACTTGCGGTCAACCTCGCCCGCACCCACGGCGCCAGACTCACAGCCCTGTATGTGGCGGACCCTTACCCCTATATCGGCATTGGCGAAATGAACCCTGCGGGTCTGCAGGCCTATGCATCTGCCGGTCAACAACTGGCAGCCCAGGCGCACGCGCATGTGGATGCCCTGTGCCGCAATGGCGCCCCTGTGGAGCTCGAAGCCCGCTTCGTGGAAGATGCGACGGCGGTCAACGGCATTGTGCAAAGCGTGCAGACCGTGGGTGCAGATCTCATCGTCATCGGTTCACACGGCCGCTCCGGCGTGGCGCGCCTGGTGCTGGGCAGTGTGGCCGCCAAGGTGGTGGCGCAAAGCCCCGTGCCTGTGCTGGTGGCACGTTAA